One stretch of Rhizobium rhizoryzae DNA includes these proteins:
- a CDS encoding thiazole synthase, translating to MALTLYGTTVCSRLLLGTARYPSPQDLSAAVRQSGTEIVTVSLRRETAGGRTGGAFFELIRELGVHVLPNTAGCHTVSEAVLTAKMARDLFRTNWIKLELIGHQDTLQPDVFQLVEAAKILSDDGFEVFPYTTDDLVVGERLLRAGCQVLMPWCAPIGSAMGPQNIPALRSMRAEFPEVPLIVDAGMGRPSHATTMMELGYDAVLLNTAVSGAGDPATMARAFALAIEAGKLGHDAGLLEPRDMAVPSTPLIGKGVFA from the coding sequence ATGGCATTAACGCTCTATGGAACAACGGTCTGTTCGCGCCTGCTGCTTGGCACCGCACGCTACCCCTCCCCGCAGGATCTGTCGGCTGCGGTGCGCCAATCCGGTACGGAGATCGTAACAGTTTCGCTCAGAAGAGAGACAGCAGGCGGCCGAACCGGCGGCGCATTCTTCGAGCTCATTCGCGAACTCGGCGTGCATGTGCTGCCCAATACGGCGGGATGCCATACGGTTTCAGAAGCGGTTCTGACGGCAAAGATGGCACGCGATCTGTTTCGCACCAATTGGATCAAGCTGGAACTGATCGGCCATCAGGATACGCTGCAGCCGGATGTTTTTCAGCTGGTGGAAGCAGCAAAGATTCTGAGCGACGATGGTTTCGAAGTGTTTCCCTACACGACTGACGATCTGGTGGTGGGAGAACGATTACTGCGGGCGGGCTGCCAAGTGCTGATGCCCTGGTGCGCGCCCATCGGCAGCGCCATGGGGCCGCAGAACATCCCGGCACTTCGGTCCATGCGCGCCGAGTTTCCCGAGGTTCCGCTGATCGTCGATGCTGGTATGGGGCGTCCATCGCATGCAACGACCATGATGGAACTGGGCTACGATGCAGTTCTTCTGAACACAGCCGTCTCCGGGGCAGGCGATCCCGCCACGATGGCAAGAGCCTTCGCATTGGCAATAGAGGCGGGAAAACTTGGCCATGATGCAGGCCTTCTGGAGCCCCGAGACATGGCTGTGCCTTCCACGCCATTGATTGGCAAGGGTGTGTTTGCGTGA
- the thiS gene encoding sulfur carrier protein ThiS gives MRVIVNGETFVIGSTNLADLLQELEYEGEWLATAVNAELIHREERETLELKPDDRIEILSPRQGG, from the coding sequence ATGAGGGTGATCGTGAATGGCGAGACTTTCGTGATTGGCTCCACAAACCTCGCAGACCTGTTGCAGGAACTGGAATACGAAGGCGAGTGGCTGGCAACGGCCGTGAATGCAGAACTTATCCATCGCGAAGAGCGCGAGACCTTGGAACTGAAACCGGATGACCGGATCGAAATTCTCTCACCTCGACAGGGAGGCTAA
- the thiO gene encoding glycine oxidase ThiO, translating to MTILIKGAGVAGLVLAYELRRRGLNVVLNDSAPRAGLGASHYAGGMLAPWCEREAANETVFDLGLSAADWWEQALPGMVHRRGTLVLALNRDRAELERFAKRTHGYQWLDEKCIAALEPALAGRFTRALYFAGEAHLDPRKALLALEEKLVNAGVTLSFGQPMTSPLRRFSKIVDCTGPSAIGNIKGLRGVRGEMLMLETQEIQLTRTIRVLHPRHPVYLVPRGEGQVMLGATMIESNDAGQASVRSTMELLNTAYALHPAFGEARILETGAGVRPAFIDNTPRIVKTKDGIAIAGLYRHGFLLAPALARQAADMMQRDRRKGAA from the coding sequence ATGACAATTCTGATCAAGGGGGCCGGCGTTGCCGGTCTCGTACTTGCCTATGAACTGCGCCGCCGCGGCCTGAACGTGGTTCTGAACGATTCGGCGCCACGGGCCGGTTTGGGCGCATCTCACTATGCGGGCGGCATGCTTGCCCCCTGGTGCGAACGCGAAGCAGCAAACGAGACCGTCTTCGATCTCGGATTATCTGCCGCCGACTGGTGGGAGCAGGCACTGCCCGGCATGGTCCATCGGCGGGGCACGCTCGTGCTGGCACTGAACCGCGACCGCGCAGAACTCGAAAGGTTTGCCAAGCGCACCCATGGCTATCAATGGCTGGATGAAAAGTGCATTGCAGCGCTCGAACCGGCTCTGGCAGGACGCTTCACCCGAGCACTCTATTTTGCCGGAGAGGCGCACCTGGATCCGCGGAAAGCCCTTCTCGCACTGGAAGAAAAGCTGGTGAACGCAGGGGTGACGCTTTCCTTTGGCCAGCCAATGACATCCCCCTTGCGTCGCTTCTCGAAGATTGTGGATTGCACAGGTCCATCTGCCATCGGCAACATCAAGGGGCTGCGCGGCGTACGCGGAGAAATGTTGATGCTGGAGACACAGGAAATCCAGTTGACGCGCACCATCCGTGTCTTGCATCCGCGCCATCCCGTCTATCTCGTCCCGCGCGGCGAGGGTCAGGTGATGCTGGGTGCAACCATGATCGAAAGCAATGACGCAGGGCAAGCTTCGGTTCGATCTACCATGGAGCTTCTGAATACCGCCTACGCATTGCATCCTGCCTTTGGCGAGGCCCGCATTCTGGAAACGGGTGCCGGCGTGCGTCCTGCCTTTATCGACAACACGCCACGCATTGTAAAAACCAAAGACGGCATCGCCATAGCCGGGCTTTATCGTCACGGCTTTCTTCTGGCACCGGCACTGGCCAGACAGGCAGCGGACATGATGCAACGCGACCGGCGGAAGGGGGCCGCATGA
- the thiC gene encoding phosphomethylpyrimidine synthase ThiC encodes MNIAPNFPRLDVTTGPLPASTKIHVSGELHPDIRVPLRQIALHPTSGEPPVNVYDSSGPYTDPAVAIEIEKGLPRLRENWVAARGDNELYDGRRVKPEDNGFASGERLTPAFPVQPRPRRATGGKAVTQLAYARAGIITPEMEFVAIRENLGRRALKEKLERDGESFGAAIPDYVTPEFVRQEVALGRAIIPANINHPELEPMAIGRNFLVKINANIGNSAVTSSMAEEVEKMVWAIRWGADTVMDLSTGRNIHNIRDWIIRNAPVPIGTVPLYQALEKVGGIAEDLTWNVFRDTLIEQAEQGVDYFTIHAGVRLHYIPLTVSRVTGIVSRGGSIMAKWCLHHHKESFLYEHFEEICDICRAYDVSFSLGDGLRPGSIADANDAAQFAELETLGELTKIAWAKDCQVMIEGPGHVPMHKIKENMDKQLKVCGEAPFYTLGPLTTDIAPGYDHITSGIGAAMIGWYGTAMLCYVTPKEHLGLPDRDDVKVGVITYKIAAHAADLAKGHPAAQVRDDALSRARFEFRWEDQFNLSLDPETARSYHDETLPKEAHKVAHFCSMCGPKFCSMRISHDIRAEAQKEGLEAMAAKFREGGDLYMPVAE; translated from the coding sequence ATGAACATTGCCCCGAATTTTCCCCGACTCGATGTGACAACTGGGCCGCTTCCCGCTTCAACCAAGATCCATGTGAGCGGCGAACTGCACCCTGACATCCGGGTGCCGCTTCGCCAGATTGCCCTGCACCCTACTTCCGGCGAACCACCGGTGAACGTCTACGATTCATCCGGCCCCTACACTGATCCGGCTGTCGCAATCGAGATCGAAAAGGGCTTGCCGCGCCTGCGGGAAAACTGGGTGGCGGCGCGGGGCGACAACGAGCTTTACGACGGACGCAGGGTGAAGCCGGAAGATAACGGCTTTGCCAGCGGCGAGCGCCTGACGCCCGCCTTCCCCGTCCAACCAAGGCCTCGCCGCGCCACGGGCGGCAAAGCGGTAACGCAATTGGCTTACGCGCGGGCGGGCATCATCACCCCGGAAATGGAGTTCGTGGCGATCCGCGAAAATCTTGGGCGGCGGGCCCTCAAGGAAAAACTGGAACGCGACGGCGAAAGCTTCGGAGCCGCCATTCCCGACTACGTGACGCCGGAATTCGTGCGGCAGGAAGTGGCGCTGGGTCGCGCCATTATTCCCGCCAATATCAACCACCCGGAACTGGAGCCGATGGCGATTGGCCGCAACTTTCTGGTCAAGATCAACGCCAATATCGGCAATTCCGCCGTCACCTCCTCCATGGCCGAGGAAGTGGAAAAGATGGTCTGGGCCATCCGCTGGGGTGCCGATACCGTGATGGACCTTTCTACGGGCCGGAACATTCACAACATTCGCGACTGGATCATCCGCAATGCGCCGGTTCCGATTGGTACTGTGCCGCTCTATCAGGCGCTGGAGAAGGTGGGCGGCATTGCCGAAGACCTGACCTGGAACGTGTTCCGCGATACGCTGATCGAACAGGCGGAACAGGGCGTCGATTACTTCACCATTCATGCAGGCGTTCGGCTTCACTACATTCCGCTCACCGTCAGTCGTGTGACGGGCATCGTTTCCCGCGGCGGCTCCATCATGGCCAAGTGGTGCCTGCATCACCACAAGGAAAGCTTCCTCTACGAGCATTTCGAGGAGATCTGCGACATCTGCCGTGCCTATGATGTCTCCTTCTCGCTGGGCGATGGCTTGCGTCCCGGCTCTATTGCCGATGCCAATGATGCCGCACAGTTTGCAGAACTGGAAACACTCGGCGAATTGACGAAGATCGCCTGGGCGAAAGACTGCCAGGTGATGATCGAAGGTCCAGGCCATGTTCCCATGCACAAGATCAAGGAAAACATGGACAAGCAGTTGAAGGTGTGCGGAGAAGCTCCCTTCTACACGCTTGGGCCTCTGACGACGGACATCGCCCCCGGCTACGACCACATTACCTCCGGCATTGGTGCGGCTATGATCGGCTGGTACGGCACCGCCATGCTGTGCTACGTCACGCCAAAGGAACATCTGGGCCTGCCCGACCGGGATGACGTGAAGGTAGGCGTCATCACCTACAAGATTGCCGCCCATGCAGCCGATCTCGCCAAGGGACATCCGGCAGCACAGGTGCGTGACGATGCACTTTCCCGTGCACGCTTCGAATTCCGCTGGGAGGATCAATTCAACCTCTCGCTCGATCCGGAAACCGCCCGTTCCTATCACGACGAGACCCTGCCGAAGGAAGCACACAAGGTGGCGCATTTCTGCTCCATGTGCGGGCCGAAATTCTGCTCGATGCGCATTTCGCACGATATTCGTGCCGAAGCACAAAAGGAGGGGCTGGAAGCCATGGCGGCGAAATTCCGTGAGGGCGGCGATCTGTACATGCCTGTTGCGGAATAA